The following proteins are encoded in a genomic region of Arthrobacter jiangjiafuii:
- a CDS encoding thioester domain-containing protein — protein sequence MVLALLLIASPLAAPAQAAIEPEPVRGSVSERNANTDIVITSLGSGRAVSGALPPLGSTWPVATYPTTIPGDYERENVSFAGIINTEDAYGTTAEMYCIDLRTSTRVNVGYGGGTWDESNVPNIGYVNRILNTYYPSSDLPAGLDNNTRAAAVQAAIWFFTDGYIVDPDSSLYPIVAGIVNDTIEAGILEEPDPPAIAITPPATGAPVTGVAGPHTVTSEADEIEVTTDEGFSLYADAAGTIPLNSPVPSGTQVWVRSDTGATGPANISARAAVSVPTGNVYLYDGGTTGLDNAQKLILAVTRELSSNATASVTFTEVGSLAVTKSIEGPAAGSQDALVISIDCGPGYQFTFNIDAKTTGTLSETFNDIPAGTACSITEPTNGGNDSVQVSTILPGDVTIVSGTTVTATVTDTYTFAPGTLVVRKDITGDGAGRQGVVTLQVTCSSGLNQTITIAAGTVEPTTEEFTGLPAGTTCTVTETADGATTQVSVEAVVDPAGGTVTIPAGNGVEVVVTDTYTVNPGALIVDKVITGPAAREQGPITVTVICTMGREEVIRQDLTIEAGAGGTVPGTVSGIPEGAVCSVTEPVTGENDVVTVVTDLPGDIEIIAGETINTTVTNTYSFAQGELAVTKVIAGEAAGRQSEVVLQVSCGPDGSVLDETVTIPAGTTEAVTTTFADLPAGTECAVTETTGGETSTVNVMADLPDPVIIPARGGVEIFVTNTYSPVIAPTPKPQPTPAPEKQFRTQLASTGAAGITGLLAAGASLLLVGGLALKANRRRANIAEDSGSDQQ from the coding sequence ATGGTGCTGGCTCTGCTGCTGATCGCGTCGCCCCTGGCGGCGCCGGCCCAGGCCGCCATCGAACCCGAGCCTGTTCGGGGCAGTGTTTCTGAGAGAAACGCCAACACCGACATCGTGATCACCTCCCTCGGCAGCGGACGCGCGGTGTCCGGCGCGCTGCCGCCCCTTGGCAGCACCTGGCCGGTTGCCACCTATCCAACAACCATCCCCGGGGACTATGAGCGTGAAAATGTCTCGTTTGCCGGCATCATCAACACCGAGGATGCCTACGGCACCACGGCAGAGATGTACTGCATTGACCTCCGCACCAGCACGCGGGTCAATGTCGGTTACGGCGGCGGAACCTGGGATGAGTCCAACGTGCCGAACATCGGCTACGTCAACCGGATCCTGAACACGTATTACCCGAGCTCGGATCTCCCCGCCGGCTTGGACAACAACACCCGGGCGGCCGCAGTGCAGGCAGCCATCTGGTTCTTTACCGACGGGTACATCGTTGATCCCGACAGCTCGCTTTACCCGATAGTGGCCGGCATCGTGAACGACACCATTGAGGCAGGAATACTGGAAGAGCCGGATCCGCCGGCTATTGCGATCACGCCCCCCGCCACGGGAGCCCCGGTGACCGGTGTTGCCGGGCCGCACACGGTGACGTCGGAAGCGGACGAAATCGAGGTCACAACGGACGAAGGGTTCAGCCTTTACGCCGACGCCGCGGGGACGATACCGCTGAACAGTCCCGTGCCCAGCGGAACGCAGGTCTGGGTGCGAAGCGATACCGGAGCTACGGGGCCAGCGAATATCTCTGCCCGGGCCGCGGTCAGCGTACCGACGGGCAACGTGTATCTGTACGACGGCGGGACCACGGGGCTGGACAACGCACAGAAGCTGATCCTCGCGGTCACACGCGAGCTGAGTTCCAATGCGACGGCGTCCGTTACCTTCACTGAAGTGGGATCGCTGGCCGTCACCAAGTCCATCGAGGGCCCCGCAGCCGGCAGCCAGGATGCCTTGGTGATCAGTATCGACTGTGGACCCGGATACCAGTTCACCTTCAACATCGATGCCAAAACCACCGGGACGCTGTCGGAGACCTTCAACGACATTCCGGCAGGCACGGCCTGCAGCATTACCGAGCCCACCAACGGAGGCAACGACAGCGTCCAGGTCAGCACCATCCTGCCCGGCGACGTCACCATCGTGTCCGGAACCACGGTGACGGCGACGGTCACTGACACCTACACGTTCGCCCCCGGGACGCTGGTGGTGCGCAAAGACATCACAGGCGATGGGGCCGGCCGTCAGGGCGTGGTGACCCTGCAGGTAACCTGCAGCTCGGGCTTGAACCAAACCATCACCATCGCGGCCGGGACCGTGGAACCCACCACCGAGGAATTCACGGGCCTTCCCGCCGGGACCACCTGCACGGTGACGGAGACCGCCGACGGTGCCACAACCCAGGTCAGCGTAGAAGCCGTGGTCGATCCTGCCGGCGGAACGGTGACGATTCCGGCGGGCAACGGCGTGGAAGTGGTGGTAACTGATACGTACACGGTGAACCCCGGTGCCTTGATCGTCGACAAGGTGATCACCGGACCGGCGGCCCGTGAGCAGGGTCCCATCACGGTCACAGTCATCTGCACCATGGGCAGAGAAGAAGTAATCCGGCAGGACCTCACCATTGAAGCCGGAGCCGGAGGCACCGTTCCCGGCACCGTCAGCGGAATTCCGGAGGGCGCCGTCTGCTCGGTCACCGAGCCGGTCACCGGGGAGAACGACGTCGTCACCGTGGTCACGGATTTGCCCGGCGACATCGAAATCATCGCCGGTGAAACCATCAACACCACGGTGACGAACACCTACAGCTTCGCCCAGGGTGAACTCGCCGTGACCAAGGTGATTGCCGGTGAAGCTGCCGGGCGGCAAAGCGAGGTGGTGCTCCAGGTTTCCTGCGGCCCGGATGGTTCGGTGCTGGACGAAACTGTGACTATTCCCGCCGGAACCACGGAAGCGGTCACCACCACTTTCGCGGACCTTCCCGCCGGGACCGAATGCGCCGTTACCGAAACAACGGGCGGGGAAACCAGTACCGTAAATGTGATGGCTGACCTGCCGGACCCGGTAATTATTCCTGCCCGCGGCGGGGTGGAAATCTTCGTCACCAACACCTATAGCCCGGTAATCGCTCCGACACCGAAACCGCAGCCAACCCCGGCTCCGGAGAAGCAGTTCCGCACGCAGCTTGCCTCCACGGGAGCGGCGGGAATCACCGGCTTGCTGGCAGCCGGAGCGAGTCTTCTGCTGGTGGGCGGACTCGCGCTGAAGGCCAACCGCCGCAGGGCCAACATTGCGGAGGACAGTGGTTCAGACCAGCAGTAG
- a CDS encoding thioester domain-containing protein, whose product MRRFLVFLTGLLLMAVPLAVPVQAAVDPGPPPNEAPASDAGTDIVITSLGEGRRNVPGALPPLGTTWPIDAYPTTIPAGYERETVGFAGVINTQEVDGTTTAQMYCIDLRTSTRVGIGYENGTWDESNVPNIGYVNRILNTYFPSTNLPAGPDNNRKAAAVQAAIWFFTDGYVVNPTNDLYAPVAQIVNDTIEAGPLEEPDAPDISITPASAEAPVTGVAGPYTVTSEADEITLTASAGFGLFADAAGTVPITNPVASGTQVWVRSEGGGTGPATFSARATVTVPTGNVYLYDGATPGLDAAQKLILADTRELSSAASATATFYEVGSLTVTKSIEGPAAGSQGAVVISIDCGPGYQFTFNIDAESTGASSETFTDIPAGTACTITEPTNGTTASVQVSTTIVPTVVTIPSGSTATATVTDTYTFTPGTLVVTKTNIGEAAGAQGDVTISVVCTLGGATVLDTTVTIPAGTLIPEAAEFPGLDAGTSCTVTETATGETTAVSVEVTGGGTVTVPAAGSVTAALINTYTFNAGTLAVRKDIAGTGAGRQGVVTLQVTCSSGLNQTITIPAGTVDPTTEEFTGLPAGTTCTVTETADGATTAVSVVTVTDPAGGAVTIPAGDGVEVTVTDTYTVNPGALVVNKSIAGAAAGRQGDVTLQVTCTLESAVVAEGEFTVTAGATGTVPAGTLTGIPEGASCAVTEPVTGESTEIGVVVDLPDSVTIAAGITATATVTDTYTENPGSLIVTKVITGEAAGNQDAVEVDVLCTLAGQTVFFETSQIPAGQTGEVGAEFLNIPSGASCAITEPVTGATEFVQVVPELPAAVTITPGSRDTATVTNTYTFTPGTLAVTKEFAGDAAGAQGEVVLQVTCGPDGSVLNETVTIPAGTAETVTTNFEDLPAGTECTVTETESGATATVSVDTVISDPVTIPAAGGAELTVTNTYGFNPGALVVSKVITGAAAGNQGEVVLEVRCGTDGSALDETVTIPAGTTGEVTTEYEGLTAGTECTVTESSTGATSTVLVESEVPEPVIVPASDTVTAVVTNTYSPVVAPTPKPTPAPVKPTRAYLPSTGANGTVGFLAAGAGLLLAGGLAMAASRRRANIAEDDSSHQQ is encoded by the coding sequence TTGCGACGTTTCCTGGTGTTCCTGACAGGCCTGTTGCTGATGGCGGTTCCCCTGGCGGTGCCGGTCCAGGCTGCGGTCGATCCGGGGCCGCCTCCCAACGAGGCTCCCGCCTCGGACGCCGGCACTGACATTGTGATCACGTCCCTGGGCGAAGGACGACGGAACGTCCCCGGGGCGCTGCCGCCGCTCGGGACCACCTGGCCCATCGACGCGTATCCCACCACCATTCCGGCCGGTTACGAGCGAGAGACCGTGGGTTTCGCAGGGGTCATCAATACTCAGGAAGTGGACGGGACCACTACGGCCCAGATGTACTGCATCGATCTGCGCACCTCCACACGGGTGGGCATCGGGTATGAAAACGGCACCTGGGATGAATCCAACGTTCCCAATATCGGATATGTGAACCGGATCCTGAACACCTACTTTCCGAGTACGAATCTCCCTGCCGGTCCCGACAACAATAGGAAGGCCGCGGCCGTGCAGGCCGCCATCTGGTTCTTCACGGACGGCTACGTGGTCAATCCCACCAACGACCTCTATGCCCCGGTTGCACAGATCGTGAACGACACCATCGAGGCCGGGCCGCTGGAGGAACCGGACGCTCCCGATATCTCGATAACGCCTGCCAGTGCGGAAGCGCCGGTGACCGGGGTGGCCGGACCGTACACCGTGACGTCCGAGGCGGATGAAATCACCTTGACGGCCAGCGCCGGCTTCGGCCTCTTCGCCGACGCCGCAGGCACCGTGCCAATCACCAACCCCGTGGCCAGCGGCACCCAGGTCTGGGTGCGGAGCGAGGGTGGAGGCACCGGGCCCGCCACCTTCAGTGCCCGGGCAACGGTGACAGTTCCCACCGGCAATGTGTACCTCTACGACGGGGCGACACCCGGGCTGGACGCTGCCCAGAAACTGATCCTCGCGGACACCCGGGAACTGAGCTCCGCAGCCAGTGCCACGGCGACCTTCTACGAGGTCGGGTCCCTGACGGTTACCAAGTCAATAGAGGGTCCGGCCGCCGGCAGCCAGGGCGCAGTGGTCATCAGTATCGATTGCGGACCGGGATACCAGTTCACCTTCAACATCGACGCTGAATCCACCGGGGCGTCGTCGGAGACCTTCACCGACATTCCGGCGGGAACCGCCTGCACCATCACCGAGCCTACCAACGGCACCACTGCCAGTGTGCAGGTCAGCACTACCATTGTGCCCACCGTTGTCACCATCCCCTCGGGTTCAACGGCAACGGCAACCGTTACGGACACGTACACCTTCACGCCGGGAACGCTGGTGGTCACCAAGACCAACATCGGCGAGGCCGCCGGCGCCCAGGGCGACGTGACAATTTCCGTGGTCTGCACTCTGGGCGGTGCCACCGTACTGGACACCACTGTCACCATTCCGGCGGGAACCCTCATTCCGGAGGCAGCCGAATTCCCCGGCCTCGACGCCGGCACCAGCTGCACCGTGACGGAAACCGCCACGGGGGAGACCACGGCTGTGTCAGTCGAGGTGACAGGGGGAGGGACCGTGACGGTTCCGGCCGCAGGAAGTGTCACGGCGGCGCTGATCAATACCTACACCTTCAACGCCGGGACACTGGCGGTCCGCAAGGACATCGCCGGCACCGGTGCGGGGCGGCAGGGCGTCGTCACTTTGCAGGTGACCTGCTCCTCCGGCCTGAACCAAACCATTACCATCCCGGCCGGAACCGTTGACCCCACCACTGAAGAATTTACGGGCCTTCCCGCCGGGACCACCTGCACGGTCACAGAGACAGCGGACGGTGCGACCACCGCGGTGTCCGTCGTTACCGTGACTGACCCGGCGGGCGGGGCGGTAACCATTCCCGCCGGTGACGGCGTCGAGGTCACGGTCACGGACACGTACACGGTCAACCCCGGAGCACTGGTCGTGAACAAGTCCATTGCGGGGGCGGCTGCGGGCCGGCAGGGCGATGTCACCCTGCAGGTCACCTGCACTCTGGAGAGCGCAGTTGTCGCAGAGGGTGAATTCACCGTCACTGCCGGTGCAACCGGAACCGTTCCGGCGGGCACCCTGACCGGCATTCCGGAAGGCGCGAGCTGCGCCGTCACCGAACCCGTCACGGGCGAGAGCACCGAAATAGGCGTGGTGGTGGATCTGCCTGATTCCGTAACCATCGCCGCAGGCATCACTGCCACGGCCACCGTGACGGACACGTACACGGAAAACCCTGGCTCCCTCATCGTCACCAAGGTGATTACCGGTGAGGCCGCCGGAAACCAGGATGCGGTGGAAGTGGACGTCCTCTGCACCCTGGCCGGGCAAACGGTATTCTTCGAGACGTCGCAGATCCCAGCGGGACAGACCGGAGAGGTGGGTGCGGAGTTCCTGAACATTCCCTCGGGCGCCTCCTGTGCCATTACTGAACCGGTCACCGGGGCTACCGAGTTTGTCCAGGTTGTCCCCGAGCTCCCGGCGGCGGTCACCATCACCCCCGGTAGCAGGGACACCGCCACGGTGACCAACACATACACCTTTACCCCCGGCACGCTGGCGGTTACCAAGGAATTTGCCGGTGACGCGGCAGGAGCACAGGGCGAGGTAGTGCTGCAGGTGACCTGCGGACCGGACGGATCGGTCCTGAATGAAACCGTGACCATCCCCGCCGGGACCGCCGAAACGGTGACCACCAACTTCGAGGACCTGCCCGCCGGCACGGAATGCACGGTCACTGAAACCGAAAGCGGAGCCACCGCCACGGTCTCGGTGGACACCGTGATCAGCGATCCGGTCACTATCCCGGCTGCGGGCGGCGCGGAACTGACGGTCACCAACACGTACGGGTTCAACCCCGGCGCGCTGGTGGTCAGCAAGGTCATCACGGGGGCGGCAGCGGGTAACCAGGGAGAAGTTGTCCTGGAAGTCCGGTGCGGCACGGACGGGTCCGCTTTGGATGAAACGGTCACCATCCCGGCGGGCACCACGGGGGAGGTGACCACCGAATACGAAGGCCTGACGGCGGGCACTGAATGCACGGTGACGGAGTCCAGTACCGGCGCCACCTCCACCGTGCTGGTGGAATCGGAGGTCCCGGAGCCGGTCATCGTGCCGGCCAGCGACACCGTTACGGCTGTTGTGACCAACACCTACAGCCCGGTGGTCGCTCCGACGCCGAAACCCACCCCGGCACCGGTCAAGCCGACCCGTGCGTATCTGCCCTCCACCGGTGCCAACGGAACCGTCGGCTTCCTCGCCGCCGGAGCCGGACTGCTCCTGGCCGGTGGCCTCGCAATGGCGGCCAGCCGCCGCAGGGCCAACATTGCGGAGGATGACAGCAGCCATCAGCAGTAA
- the dnaG gene encoding DNA primase: MAGLIKREDIDEVRSRTDIKAVIDGYVTLKSAGIGSYKGLCPFHDERSPSFHVRPQVGSYHCFGCGESGDVISFVQKMDHGTFSETVEKLAARLGYELHYEDGGTGPRREDVGKRQRLLDAHKIAAEFFATQLRTPGAQAGRDFLQERGFDPAAAAHFGVGYAPQGWDSLLKHLTDKGFTRDELAGTGMFSTGSDASRFYDRFRGRLIWPIRDLTGAVIGFGARKLYEDDQGPKYLNTPETQLYKKSQVLYGIDLAKRSIAKERQIVVVEGYTDVMACHLAGITTAVATCGTAFGEDHVKIARRLLSDDGSGGEVIFTFDGDAAGQKAALRAFEDDQRFTAQTYVAVDPEGMDPCDIRQKHGDAAVAELVRSRRPLFEFAIRSTLRKFDLNTVEGRVQALRAAAPVVAEIRDPAMRPAYARELAGWLGIDVDEAARAVASAGKRLREGAGHGKPQGKASHGMVSSHGVAGHDGARGSQRESRDGRGQQNHQPQGQQHGQSGGFAQQGGFAQQVPEPVLEQPAFLRPDPRDPAARMERQALEVALQQPGMLDEGQWERFKAARFSVPAYLAVHNAIIAAGHAGTAPAQWVEQVREELPDTLRDFVSELAVTPLHARDNDGLARYCRDILNRLFELQVTHLKAEKLGQLQRLDPSADPALFQQLNRELMELEMQRRALREDQ; encoded by the coding sequence ATGGCCGGTCTGATTAAACGCGAAGATATTGACGAAGTACGCTCCCGCACCGACATCAAGGCCGTTATTGACGGCTACGTGACGCTGAAGTCCGCCGGCATCGGCTCCTACAAGGGTCTGTGCCCGTTCCACGACGAGCGCTCCCCGTCCTTCCACGTCCGTCCGCAGGTGGGGTCCTACCATTGCTTCGGCTGTGGGGAGAGCGGCGACGTCATCTCCTTCGTGCAGAAGATGGACCACGGCACCTTCTCCGAAACGGTGGAGAAGCTCGCCGCCCGGCTCGGCTACGAGCTGCACTATGAAGACGGCGGCACCGGCCCGCGGCGCGAAGACGTGGGCAAGCGCCAGCGCCTGCTGGACGCCCACAAGATCGCCGCCGAGTTCTTCGCCACCCAGCTGCGCACTCCCGGAGCCCAGGCCGGCCGCGACTTCCTGCAGGAGCGCGGCTTCGACCCGGCAGCGGCAGCGCACTTCGGCGTCGGCTACGCCCCGCAGGGCTGGGACTCGCTGCTCAAGCACCTCACCGACAAGGGCTTCACCCGTGATGAGCTCGCCGGCACCGGCATGTTCTCCACCGGCTCCGACGCCTCGCGGTTCTATGACCGCTTCCGCGGCCGCCTGATCTGGCCCATCCGCGACCTCACCGGCGCCGTCATCGGCTTCGGTGCCCGCAAGCTCTACGAAGACGACCAGGGCCCCAAATACCTGAACACCCCCGAGACCCAGCTCTACAAGAAGTCCCAGGTGCTCTACGGCATCGACCTGGCCAAACGGTCCATCGCCAAGGAGCGGCAGATCGTCGTCGTCGAGGGCTACACCGACGTCATGGCCTGCCACCTCGCCGGGATCACCACCGCCGTCGCGACCTGCGGCACCGCCTTCGGCGAGGACCACGTCAAGATCGCCCGCCGGCTGCTTTCCGACGACGGCAGCGGGGGAGAGGTCATCTTCACCTTCGACGGCGACGCCGCCGGGCAGAAGGCAGCACTGCGCGCCTTCGAGGATGACCAGCGCTTCACCGCGCAGACCTACGTCGCCGTGGACCCCGAGGGCATGGACCCCTGCGACATCCGGCAGAAGCACGGCGACGCCGCCGTCGCCGAACTGGTCCGCTCCCGCCGTCCGCTGTTCGAGTTCGCCATCCGCTCCACGCTGCGCAAGTTCGACCTGAACACCGTTGAAGGCCGGGTGCAGGCACTGCGCGCGGCCGCTCCGGTGGTCGCCGAGATCCGCGATCCGGCGATGCGCCCGGCTTACGCCCGCGAGCTCGCCGGCTGGCTGGGCATCGACGTCGACGAGGCGGCCCGCGCCGTCGCCTCGGCCGGCAAGCGGCTGCGCGAGGGTGCCGGGCACGGCAAGCCGCAGGGCAAGGCTTCGCACGGCATGGTCTCTTCCCACGGCGTTGCAGGGCACGACGGCGCCCGCGGCTCCCAGCGCGAGTCCCGTGACGGGCGGGGGCAGCAGAACCACCAGCCGCAGGGACAGCAGCATGGCCAATCCGGTGGCTTCGCGCAGCAGGGTGGCTTTGCACAGCAGGTCCCGGAGCCGGTCCTGGAGCAGCCCGCGTTCCTGCGGCCCGACCCGCGGGACCCGGCCGCGCGGATGGAACGCCAGGCACTGGAGGTTGCCCTGCAGCAGCCGGGAATGCTGGACGAGGGGCAGTGGGAGCGGTTCAAGGCGGCCCGCTTCTCCGTACCGGCCTATCTGGCGGTGCACAACGCCATCATTGCCGCCGGCCACGCAGGAACGGCTCCGGCCCAGTGGGTGGAACAGGTCCGCGAGGAACTGCCCGACACACTGCGCGACTTCGTCAGCGAACTGGCGGTCACCCCGCTGCACGCCCGCGACAATGACGGCCTGGCGCGCTACTGCCGCGACATCCTCAACCGGCTCTTCGAACTGCAGGTCACGCATCTGAAGGCCGAGAAGCTGGGCCAGCTGCAGCGGCTGGATCCGTCCGCGGACCCGGCCCTGTTCCAGCAGCTGAACCGTGAACTTATGGAGCTGGAAATGCAGCGCCGCGCACTGCGCGAAGACCAGTAG
- a CDS encoding NAD(P)-dependent malic enzyme: protein MTARVNTQQPISTEDIFASHEGGKLSVEPRLPLDSSRALSIAYTPGVAQVSRAIAADPGLAASHTWASRLVVVVSDGTAVLGLGDIGPAASLPVMEGKSALFKAFGGLNSIPLVLDTTDVDEIIETLVRLRPSFGAVNLEDISAPRCFELEQRLIEALDCPVMHDDQHGTAIMVLAALRNAARVTGRTPENMRVVISGAGAAGVACANILLEAGIADVVVLDSRGILSAARDDLTPVKTDLAARTNPRAVHGTAAEALAGADVFIGVSSGTVDEAILSTMAPEGIIFALSNPDPEVHPVVAARYAAVVATGRSDFPNQINNVLAFPGVFRGALDSGARRITAAMKVAAATAIADLVGDDLAPDCIIPSPLDPRVAPAVAAAVAAAVVR, encoded by the coding sequence ATGACCGCACGCGTGAACACCCAACAGCCCATCAGTACCGAAGACATCTTCGCCTCGCACGAGGGAGGAAAGCTCTCGGTCGAGCCGCGGCTGCCACTGGATTCCAGCCGCGCCCTCTCCATCGCCTACACGCCCGGCGTCGCCCAGGTCAGCCGCGCCATCGCCGCTGATCCGGGCCTCGCCGCCAGCCACACCTGGGCCTCCCGGCTGGTGGTGGTGGTCAGCGACGGCACCGCCGTCCTAGGCCTGGGAGACATCGGGCCGGCCGCATCGCTTCCGGTCATGGAAGGGAAATCGGCGCTCTTCAAGGCCTTCGGCGGATTGAATTCCATTCCGCTGGTCCTGGACACCACGGATGTGGACGAGATCATCGAGACCCTGGTCCGGCTGCGCCCCAGCTTCGGCGCAGTGAACCTCGAGGACATCTCCGCTCCACGCTGCTTCGAACTGGAACAGCGGCTGATCGAAGCCCTGGACTGCCCGGTGATGCATGACGACCAGCACGGCACGGCGATCATGGTGCTGGCGGCCCTGCGGAACGCCGCGCGGGTCACCGGGCGCACACCGGAAAACATGCGGGTGGTGATCTCCGGAGCAGGAGCAGCCGGCGTCGCCTGCGCCAACATCCTCCTGGAAGCCGGCATTGCGGATGTGGTGGTGCTGGATTCCCGCGGCATCCTCTCCGCCGCCCGCGATGACCTGACGCCCGTCAAGACGGATCTGGCGGCACGGACGAATCCCCGTGCCGTGCACGGCACAGCCGCCGAGGCGCTGGCCGGCGCCGATGTGTTCATCGGCGTCTCCTCCGGCACCGTGGATGAAGCCATCCTCTCGACCATGGCCCCGGAAGGCATCATCTTTGCCCTGTCCAACCCCGACCCTGAGGTGCACCCTGTCGTGGCGGCCCGGTATGCCGCAGTCGTTGCCACAGGACGCAGCGATTTCCCGAACCAGATCAACAACGTGCTGGCCTTTCCCGGGGTTTTCCGCGGCGCCCTGGACAGTGGCGCACGCCGGATCACCGCTGCCATGAAGGTGGCCGCAGCCACGGCAATTGCCGACCTCGTCGGCGACGACCTCGCCCCCGACTGCATCATCCCCAGTCCGCTGGACCCGCGCGTCGCACCGGCCGTCGCCGCAGCGGTGGCCGCCGCCGTCGTCCGCTAG
- a CDS encoding sugar porter family MFS transporter, with protein MGASQPRPNPGESEKVAHPFKVIAVTVAAAVGGLLFGFDTAVINGAVDAIGEEFTLSPGVLGFTVAITLLGCAVGAWFAGQLADRLGRKKVMVAAAILFALNSVGSAYAFSEWDLMWWRLIGGLAIGTASVIAPGYIAEVAPSKWRGALGSVQQLAITLGIFAALLSDAFLANSAGSALGELWWGLPAWRWMLLVGVIPAIVYGALALTIPESPQYLVRQNRDKDAAKVLRDVSGVVDTDLKISQIRDSFKSKKPTFRDLRGPKFGLQPILWVGMAIAAFQQLVGINAIFYYSTTLWQSVGFSESDSFTTSVITSVINVLMTIVAIAFVDRIGRRLLLMIGSAGMFVGLLMATLSFSQAEGMGDDVSLPGIWGPVALVGANLFVIFFAATWGPVMWVTLGEVFPNNIRSLALGLGAMVNWIFNFIVTLAFPWVSDNFGVWIMYALFTIFSVLSFWFVKTKLPEFSGRELEDREGLEAS; from the coding sequence ATGGGCGCGAGCCAGCCAAGGCCTAATCCGGGCGAATCAGAGAAGGTGGCCCATCCGTTCAAGGTGATTGCCGTCACTGTTGCGGCGGCCGTGGGCGGCCTGTTGTTCGGCTTCGATACTGCGGTCATCAACGGTGCGGTCGACGCCATTGGCGAGGAATTCACGCTCAGTCCCGGCGTGCTGGGCTTCACCGTTGCCATTACGCTCCTGGGCTGCGCCGTCGGCGCCTGGTTTGCCGGGCAGCTCGCCGACCGCCTGGGCCGCAAGAAAGTCATGGTGGCTGCGGCCATCCTGTTTGCGCTCAACTCGGTCGGTTCCGCCTACGCGTTCAGCGAATGGGACCTGATGTGGTGGCGCCTGATCGGCGGCCTCGCCATCGGCACCGCTTCCGTGATCGCACCGGGCTACATCGCCGAAGTTGCACCAAGCAAGTGGCGCGGCGCGCTGGGATCCGTCCAGCAGCTGGCCATTACGCTGGGTATTTTCGCCGCGCTGCTCTCCGACGCCTTCCTGGCGAATTCCGCCGGCAGCGCCCTGGGAGAGCTGTGGTGGGGCCTGCCCGCCTGGCGCTGGATGCTGCTGGTGGGCGTGATTCCGGCGATCGTGTACGGCGCCCTGGCGCTCACCATTCCCGAATCCCCGCAGTACCTGGTCCGGCAGAACCGCGACAAAGACGCAGCCAAGGTGCTCCGCGACGTCTCGGGCGTAGTGGATACCGACCTGAAGATCAGCCAGATCAGGGACAGCTTCAAGAGCAAAAAGCCCACCTTCAGGGACCTCCGCGGTCCGAAGTTCGGCCTGCAGCCCATCCTGTGGGTGGGCATGGCGATCGCCGCGTTCCAGCAGCTGGTCGGTATCAACGCCATTTTCTACTACTCCACCACGCTGTGGCAGTCTGTGGGCTTCAGTGAAAGCGATTCCTTTACGACGTCGGTCATCACCTCGGTCATCAACGTGCTGATGACCATCGTGGCAATTGCGTTTGTCGACAGGATCGGCCGGCGGCTGCTGCTGATGATCGGCTCAGCGGGCATGTTCGTGGGCCTGCTGATGGCCACCCTTTCCTTCTCCCAGGCCGAGGGCATGGGCGACGATGTGTCGCTTCCCGGCATCTGGGGGCCCGTTGCCCTGGTGGGCGCCAACCTGTTCGTCATCTTCTTCGCCGCGACCTGGGGTCCGGTCATGTGGGTCACCCTCGGCGAGGTCTTCCCGAACAACATCCGCTCCCTCGCACTGGGCCTGGGCGCGATGGTCAACTGGATCTTCAACTTCATCGTCACCCTCGCGTTCCCGTGGGTGAGCGACAACTTCGGGGTCTGGATCATGTACGCCCTGTTCACGATCTTCTCCGTCCTGTCCTTCTGGTTCGTCAAAACGAAGCTGCCCGAATTCTCCGGCCGGGAGCTTGAGGACCGCGAGGGGCTGGAAGCCTCCTAG